A section of the Rhizomicrobium sp. genome encodes:
- the murD gene encoding UDP-N-acetylmuramoyl-L-alanine--D-glutamate ligase produces MIAARSFAKQDVGVFGLARSGMASIASLKAGGAQVYAWDDRDETRREAARLGAVIVPFADWPWDRLKALVLSPGVPLTHPKPHAVVERARAADVEVIGDMELFAREMAADPAVPGRAPVIAITGTNGKSTTTALIGHILAASGYDAQVGGNIGKAVLDLDPPAAKTIYVLELSSYQIDLAPGLVPDVSVLSNITPDHIDRHGSFEHYAAVKARLLKQTSKAGQIVIGVDDPYASAIFTRHASNGGPPAVPVSVGKVLGRGVFVVDGALYDAQGQRATKVMDLASAAHLPGAHNWQNAALAYAAAKPYAKDSRAIAQAIADFPGLSHRMEDVGRIGAVRFVNDSKATNADAAARALACYPDIFWIAGGKAKDGGIESLGAFFPRIRKAFLIGDAAPTFAATLDGKVAYEMCGTLDAATRAAASAAAQSGVPSPVVLLSPACASFDQFRDFEQRGDAFRALVADLRTHPVREAS; encoded by the coding sequence ATGATCGCGGCGCGCTCCTTCGCAAAGCAGGATGTCGGCGTCTTCGGGCTGGCGCGCAGCGGCATGGCGTCGATCGCCTCGCTCAAGGCCGGCGGCGCGCAGGTCTATGCCTGGGACGACAGGGACGAGACCCGCCGCGAAGCCGCCCGCCTCGGCGCCGTCATCGTGCCCTTCGCCGACTGGCCGTGGGACAGGCTGAAGGCGCTGGTGCTGTCGCCCGGCGTGCCGCTGACCCATCCCAAGCCCCACGCCGTCGTCGAACGCGCCCGCGCCGCCGATGTCGAAGTGATCGGCGACATGGAGCTGTTCGCGCGCGAGATGGCGGCCGATCCCGCCGTGCCCGGCCGCGCCCCCGTGATCGCGATCACCGGCACCAACGGCAAGTCCACCACCACCGCCCTGATCGGCCACATCCTCGCGGCGTCGGGTTACGACGCGCAGGTCGGCGGCAATATCGGCAAGGCGGTGCTCGACCTCGACCCGCCGGCCGCGAAGACGATCTATGTGCTGGAGCTCTCGTCCTACCAGATCGATCTCGCGCCCGGCCTGGTGCCGGACGTCAGCGTCCTCTCCAACATCACGCCGGACCACATCGACCGCCATGGCAGTTTCGAGCACTACGCCGCAGTAAAGGCGCGCCTCTTGAAGCAGACCTCCAAGGCCGGCCAGATCGTGATCGGCGTCGACGACCCCTACGCCTCCGCGATCTTCACGCGCCATGCCTCGAATGGCGGCCCGCCGGCCGTGCCGGTCTCGGTCGGCAAGGTGCTCGGCCGCGGCGTCTTCGTGGTCGACGGCGCGCTCTACGACGCCCAGGGCCAGCGCGCGACGAAAGTGATGGACCTCGCCTCCGCGGCGCATCTTCCCGGCGCGCACAATTGGCAGAACGCGGCGCTCGCCTATGCCGCGGCCAAGCCCTATGCGAAGGACAGCCGCGCCATTGCGCAGGCCATCGCCGACTTCCCCGGCCTCAGCCATCGCATGGAAGACGTCGGCCGCATCGGCGCCGTTCGCTTCGTCAACGATTCCAAGGCGACCAATGCCGACGCCGCCGCCCGCGCGCTCGCCTGCTATCCCGACATCTTCTGGATCGCCGGCGGCAAGGCGAAGGACGGCGGCATCGAAAGTCTCGGCGCCTTCTTCCCGCGCATCCGCAAGGCCTTCCTGATCGGCGACGCCGCGCCCACCTTCGCCGCCACGCTGGACGGTAAGGTCGCTTATGAAATGTGTGGCACGCTGGACGCCGCGACCCGCGCCGCCGCCTCCGCCGCCGCGCAATCGGGCGTGCCGTCGCCGGTGGTTCTGCTCTCGCCCGCCTGCGCCTCCTTCGACCAGTTCCGGGACTTCGAGCAGCGCGGCGATGCCTTCCGCGCCCTGGTCGCGGATCTTCGCACCCATCCCGTCCGGGAGGCGTCATGA
- a CDS encoding UDP-N-acetylmuramoyl-L-alanyl-D-glutamate--2,6-diaminopimelate ligase, with the protein MKAPPDSIAGDFTGLASDSRAVKPGYLFAALPGTKADGAEFVKDAVARGAIAVLGRPEIAPAAAALGVRFISDDNPRLGLARLAARFFGAQPKTVAAVTGTKGKSSIVAFVREIWTALGKPAASLGTVGVVTPKGEFPLKHTTPDPIEIHRLLAQLKTDGIDHLALEASSHGLDQFRLDGVEIAACAFTNLSRDHFDYHGSVENYLHAKLRLFTEVARDDALAVVNADAEYADRFIAAARKRGLAIMAVGEHGEAIRLLSREGRLDGQTLTLRYDGRDYTVSLPLAGSFQASNALVAAALVIGLGDDPAKVFAALEHLKGAPGRLEKVAIAASGALIYVDYAHTPDSLEKVLAAIRPHVAGRLHVVFGCGGDRDKGKRPLMGEAATRNADAVIVTDDNPRTEDAATIRRQALAGAPGAREIGDRATAIREGIAALGSGDILVIAGKGHETGQIVGTQTLPFSDRAVAIAAALSLGGCAA; encoded by the coding sequence ATGAAGGCGCCCCCGGATTCCATCGCCGGAGATTTCACCGGGCTCGCGAGCGACAGCCGCGCGGTCAAGCCCGGCTATCTGTTCGCGGCGCTGCCCGGCACCAAGGCCGACGGCGCGGAATTCGTGAAGGATGCCGTGGCACGCGGCGCCATAGCCGTGCTCGGCCGCCCCGAGATCGCGCCCGCCGCCGCGGCGCTCGGCGTGCGTTTCATTTCCGACGACAATCCCCGCCTCGGCCTCGCGCGTCTCGCCGCGCGCTTCTTCGGCGCCCAGCCGAAGACCGTCGCCGCCGTCACCGGCACCAAGGGCAAATCCTCCATCGTCGCCTTCGTGCGCGAGATCTGGACCGCGCTGGGCAAGCCGGCCGCCAGCCTCGGTACCGTCGGCGTCGTCACGCCCAAGGGCGAATTTCCGCTCAAGCACACCACGCCCGACCCGATCGAGATCCACCGCCTGCTGGCGCAGCTGAAGACGGATGGCATCGACCATCTCGCGCTGGAAGCTTCCAGCCACGGGCTCGATCAATTCCGCCTGGATGGAGTCGAGATCGCCGCCTGCGCCTTCACCAATCTCAGCCGCGACCATTTCGACTATCACGGCTCGGTCGAGAACTATCTCCACGCCAAGCTGCGCCTCTTCACCGAAGTCGCGCGCGACGACGCCCTCGCCGTGGTCAATGCCGACGCCGAATACGCCGACCGTTTCATCGCCGCCGCGCGCAAGCGCGGCCTCGCCATCATGGCGGTCGGCGAACATGGCGAAGCGATCCGGCTGCTGTCGCGCGAAGGCCGTCTCGACGGCCAGACGCTGACGCTCCGCTATGACGGGCGCGATTACACGGTCTCGCTCCCGCTCGCCGGCAGCTTCCAGGCGTCCAACGCCCTCGTCGCCGCCGCGCTGGTGATCGGCCTGGGCGACGATCCCGCGAAGGTCTTCGCCGCGCTCGAACATCTGAAGGGCGCACCCGGGCGCCTGGAGAAGGTCGCTATCGCCGCCTCCGGCGCGCTGATCTATGTCGATTACGCCCACACCCCGGATTCGCTGGAGAAGGTCCTGGCCGCAATCCGCCCGCACGTCGCCGGCCGGCTGCATGTCGTGTTCGGCTGCGGCGGCGACCGCGACAAGGGCAAGCGCCCGCTGATGGGCGAAGCCGCGACCCGCAACGCCGATGCCGTCATCGTCACCGACGACAACCCCCGCACCGAAGACGCCGCCACGATCCGCAGGCAAGCCCTCGCCGGCGCGCCGGGCGCGCGCGAGATCGGCGACCGCGCCACCGCCATCCGCGAAGGCATCGCCGCGCTCGGCTCCGGCGACATCCTCGTCATCGCCGGCAAGGGCCACGAGACCGGCCAGATCGTCGGTACCCAGACACTGCCCTTCTCCGACCGCGCCGTCGCCATCGCCGCCGCCCTCTCGCTCGGAGGGTGCGCCGCATGA
- a CDS encoding UDP-N-acetylmuramoylalanyl-D-glutamyl-2,6-diaminopimelate--D-alanyl-D-alanine ligase has product MTMPLWTSEEAQGATLAIPGRPFEVNGLSIDTRTLKPGDLFVALKGDSRDGHDFVQAAFEAKAGAALVSREPPGLAPGSALLTVAHTQRGLEDLARAARARSSAKILGVTGSAGKTTTKELLRLALGALGSTHCSAASYNNHWGVPLSLASLPRDAQYGVFEIGMNHFGEIRNLVSFVQPHVALVTTIAPAHLEFFGNCDAIADAKSEIFEGLAPGGAAILPADSPYADRLKARARQAHVARILSFGEKAGSDARLLAYAETAEGASVKADIFGTPVEFRLGAPGRHIAGNAVAALLAVALLDGDVLNAAAALKGFVALKGRGARFAAAGIDVIDESYNANTASMAAALALLAGAGGRRIAVLGDMLEMGPDGAAHHAGLAAPIETARTDLVFLCGPQMKALWDVLPAARRGAWAETSAELVAPLTAALQAGDTVLVKGSNGSKMSVVIDALKARVA; this is encoded by the coding sequence ATGACCATGCCGCTCTGGACCTCCGAGGAAGCGCAAGGTGCGACCCTTGCCATCCCCGGCCGCCCGTTCGAGGTCAACGGTCTTTCCATCGACACCCGCACGTTGAAGCCCGGCGATCTCTTCGTCGCGCTGAAAGGCGACAGCCGCGACGGCCATGATTTCGTGCAGGCGGCGTTCGAGGCGAAAGCCGGCGCCGCGCTGGTCAGTCGCGAGCCGCCCGGCCTTGCGCCCGGCTCGGCGCTGCTCACCGTCGCCCACACCCAGCGCGGCCTCGAAGACCTCGCCCGTGCCGCGCGCGCGCGGTCGTCCGCGAAAATCCTCGGCGTCACCGGCAGCGCCGGCAAGACCACGACGAAGGAATTGCTGCGCTTGGCGCTCGGCGCCCTCGGAAGCACGCATTGCTCGGCCGCGTCCTACAACAACCATTGGGGCGTGCCGCTCAGCCTCGCCTCGCTGCCGCGCGACGCGCAATATGGCGTGTTCGAGATCGGCATGAACCATTTCGGCGAGATTCGGAACCTCGTCAGCTTCGTGCAGCCGCATGTCGCGCTGGTCACCACCATCGCGCCGGCGCATCTGGAATTCTTCGGCAATTGCGACGCCATCGCCGACGCCAAGTCGGAGATCTTCGAAGGCCTAGCGCCCGGCGGCGCCGCGATCCTCCCCGCCGACAGCCCTTATGCCGACCGCCTCAAGGCCCGCGCCCGGCAGGCCCATGTCGCGCGCATTCTCTCCTTCGGCGAGAAAGCCGGCAGCGACGCGCGCCTTCTCGCCTATGCCGAAACCGCCGAGGGCGCGAGCGTGAAGGCCGACATCTTCGGCACGCCGGTCGAATTCCGCCTCGGCGCGCCGGGCCGGCATATCGCCGGCAACGCGGTCGCGGCGCTCCTCGCCGTCGCGCTGCTCGACGGCGACGTGCTCAACGCCGCTGCCGCGCTGAAGGGCTTCGTCGCGCTGAAGGGCAGGGGCGCCCGCTTCGCCGCCGCCGGCATCGACGTCATCGACGAGAGCTACAACGCCAACACCGCCTCGATGGCCGCCGCGCTCGCGCTGCTCGCCGGCGCCGGGGGCCGCCGCATCGCCGTGCTCGGCGACATGCTGGAGATGGGTCCGGACGGCGCCGCGCATCACGCCGGCCTCGCCGCGCCCATCGAGACCGCGCGCACCGATCTCGTCTTCCTCTGCGGGCCGCAGATGAAGGCGCTGTGGGACGTCCTGCCGGCCGCGCGCCGCGGCGCCTGGGCCGAAACTTCCGCCGAGCTCGTCGCGCCGCTGACCGCCGCGCTCCAGGCCGGTGACACGGTCCTGGTCAAAGGCTCGAACGGCAGCAAGATGTCCGTCGTCATCGATGCGTTGAAAGCGAGGGTTGCGTAA
- a CDS encoding aldo/keto reductase, whose amino-acid sequence MDRATSSDAAMEFAEIEGTGIAMSRIGLGTWAIGGWMWGGSDEAEAIRTIRGAFERGIDLIDTAPVYGFGRSEEIVGKALLGLRPRAVIATKVGLDWKDGKPFRHASRARIRQECEDSLRRLQTDHIDIYQVHWPDPKTPIAETAEAMRSLYEDGKIAAIGVSNFSVAQMEEFRRHAPLHVLQPPYNLFERAIEDEILPYARANGIATLGYGVLCRGLLSGTMRADAKFEGDDLRRTDPKFRQPRLGQYLAAVARLDKLARARFGRTVIDLAVRFSLDRGISAALWGARRPDQLAPVAGATGWTLDDAAMAEIGTILRDEVTDPVGPDFMAPPAGVKWSARALDARLRGHDKWVYI is encoded by the coding sequence ATGGATCGCGCGACGTCATCGGATGCGGCGATGGAATTCGCCGAGATCGAGGGCACCGGCATCGCGATGTCGCGCATCGGCCTGGGCACCTGGGCCATCGGCGGCTGGATGTGGGGCGGCAGCGACGAGGCGGAGGCGATCCGCACCATCCGCGGCGCCTTCGAGCGCGGCATCGACCTGATCGACACGGCGCCGGTCTATGGCTTCGGGCGCTCCGAGGAGATCGTCGGCAAGGCGCTGCTGGGCCTGCGGCCGCGCGCGGTGATCGCGACCAAGGTCGGGCTCGACTGGAAGGACGGCAAGCCGTTCCGTCATGCGAGCCGCGCGCGCATCCGCCAGGAGTGCGAGGATTCGCTGCGCCGGCTCCAGACCGACCATATCGACATCTACCAAGTGCACTGGCCGGATCCGAAGACGCCGATCGCGGAAACCGCTGAGGCGATGCGTTCGCTTTACGAGGACGGAAAGATCGCCGCCATCGGCGTCTCCAACTTTTCCGTGGCGCAGATGGAGGAATTCCGCCGCCACGCGCCGCTGCATGTGCTGCAGCCGCCCTACAATCTGTTCGAGCGCGCGATCGAGGACGAGATCCTGCCCTATGCGCGGGCGAACGGCATCGCGACGCTGGGCTATGGCGTGCTGTGCCGCGGTCTGCTGTCGGGCACGATGCGCGCGGACGCGAAATTCGAAGGCGACGACCTGCGCCGCACCGATCCGAAATTCCGCCAGCCGCGCCTTGGGCAATATCTCGCGGCGGTGGCGCGGCTCGACAAGCTCGCCCGCGCGCGGTTCGGCCGCACGGTGATCGACCTGGCGGTGCGCTTCAGCCTCGACAGGGGCATAAGCGCGGCGCTGTGGGGGGCGCGGCGGCCGGACCAGCTTGCGCCCGTCGCCGGCGCGACCGGCTGGACGCTGGACGACGCGGCGATGGCCGAGATCGGGACCATCCTGCGCGACGAGGTGACCGATCCGGTCGGGCCGGACTTCATGGCGCCGCCGGCGGGCGTGAAGTGGTCCGCCCGGGCGCTGGATGCCCGCCTTCGCGGGCATGACAAATGGGTTTACATCTGA
- the rsmH gene encoding 16S rRNA (cytosine(1402)-N(4))-methyltransferase RsmH, with amino-acid sequence MSGHLPVMLAEVLRMLSPKDGEHYVDGTFGGGGYTRAILEAADCRVLGIDRDPDAIARGQELVRHFAGRLTLVHGEFSNLETYLDGAQTDGVVLDLGASSFQFDEPARGFSFRDSGPLDMRMSRQGPSAADFVNSADARDIARVIAQLGEEHNAHRIARAIVARRPVATTGELAQIVKDAQGPAAARLAIHPATRTFQALRIHVNDELGELERGLEAAAGALAPLGRLVVVSFHSLEDRIVKRFLTARATIAPLGSRHAPVARRAQPAAFRLLTHRPLMPGATEVEGNPRARSARLRAAERLAA; translated from the coding sequence ATGAGCGGCCATCTTCCCGTGATGCTCGCCGAAGTGCTGCGGATGCTCAGCCCTAAGGACGGCGAGCACTATGTCGACGGCACGTTCGGCGGCGGCGGCTACACCCGCGCCATCCTGGAGGCCGCCGACTGCCGCGTCCTCGGCATCGACCGCGATCCCGACGCCATCGCGCGCGGCCAGGAGCTGGTCCGCCATTTCGCCGGCCGCCTCACCCTGGTCCATGGCGAGTTCTCCAATCTCGAGACCTATCTCGACGGCGCGCAGACCGACGGCGTCGTGCTCGATCTTGGCGCATCGTCTTTCCAATTCGACGAGCCGGCGCGCGGCTTCTCGTTCCGCGACAGCGGCCCGCTCGACATGCGCATGAGCCGGCAAGGTCCCTCCGCCGCCGATTTCGTGAACAGCGCCGACGCGCGCGATATCGCCCGCGTCATCGCCCAGCTCGGCGAGGAGCACAATGCCCACCGCATCGCCCGCGCCATCGTCGCCCGCCGTCCGGTCGCGACCACGGGCGAACTCGCGCAGATCGTGAAGGACGCGCAGGGCCCCGCCGCCGCGCGCCTCGCCATCCATCCCGCGACGCGCACCTTCCAGGCGCTGCGCATCCATGTGAACGACGAGCTCGGCGAGCTGGAACGCGGCCTCGAAGCCGCCGCCGGCGCGCTGGCGCCGCTCGGGCGCCTGGTCGTCGTCTCCTTCCATTCGCTTGAGGACCGCATCGTGAAGCGCTTCCTGACCGCGCGCGCGACCATCGCGCCGCTCGGCTCGCGCCACGCGCCCGTGGCGCGCCGCGCCCAGCCGGCCGCGTTCCGGCTCCTCACCCACCGCCCGCTCATGCCGGGCGCGACCGAAGTCGAAGGCAACCCTCGCGCGCGCTCCGCCCGCCTGCGCGCGGCTGAACGTTTGGCGGCTTAG
- a CDS encoding NAD(P)-dependent oxidoreductase, with translation MKIGFIGLGAMGSGIAASLLRAGHDVTVWNRSPEPVAALVAQGAHAAKTPAETLTGEVLFSMLANDAALHDVGLDGHALDGAAKGLVHCNMATVSLDTARALAAAHAARGLGYVAAPVFGRPNVAAEGHLLVVAAGAADALDKIKPLLGAVGRRVEIVGDRPEQANLFKIAGNFMIVSVVETLGEAFALLRKGGVDHGRFQEIMASTLFAAPLYQGYGKLIVEEAFDPPGFRLVLGLKDVNLARGAAAGLGSFLPLGDLMRDTLEAAIAGGLGEKDLTAATALIARKSGL, from the coding sequence ATGAAGATCGGATTCATCGGATTGGGCGCGATGGGATCGGGCATCGCGGCAAGCCTGCTGCGCGCCGGGCACGACGTGACCGTGTGGAACCGCTCGCCCGAGCCGGTGGCGGCGCTCGTCGCGCAGGGCGCGCACGCCGCGAAGACGCCGGCCGAGACGCTGACGGGCGAGGTGCTGTTCTCGATGCTCGCCAACGACGCGGCGCTGCACGATGTCGGGCTCGACGGGCACGCGCTCGACGGCGCGGCCAAGGGCCTCGTCCACTGCAACATGGCGACGGTGTCGCTCGATACGGCGCGCGCGCTGGCGGCGGCGCATGCGGCGCGCGGGCTCGGCTATGTCGCGGCGCCGGTGTTCGGGCGGCCGAATGTGGCGGCCGAGGGCCATCTGCTCGTCGTCGCCGCCGGCGCGGCGGATGCCCTGGACAAGATCAAGCCGCTGCTGGGCGCAGTGGGGCGGCGCGTCGAGATCGTCGGCGACAGGCCGGAGCAGGCCAACCTGTTCAAGATCGCCGGCAATTTCATGATCGTGTCGGTGGTGGAGACGCTGGGCGAGGCCTTCGCGCTTCTGCGCAAGGGCGGCGTCGATCACGGGCGCTTCCAGGAGATCATGGCCTCCACCCTGTTCGCAGCCCCGCTCTATCAGGGCTACGGCAAGCTGATCGTGGAGGAGGCGTTCGATCCGCCGGGGTTCCGGCTGGTGCTGGGCCTGAAGGACGTGAACCTGGCGCGCGGCGCGGCGGCGGGGCTCGGCAGCTTCCTGCCGCTCGGCGATCTGATGCGGGACACGCTCGAAGCCGCGATCGCGGGCGGACTGGGCGAGAAGGACCTGACGGCGGCAACCGCGCTGATCGCCCGGAAATCGGGGCTTTAG
- a CDS encoding TrmO family methyltransferase translates to MTACRLLSVDGLTLRVRGLDAIDGTPVLDIKPVMTGFLPRGAVREPDWARALMAGYW, encoded by the coding sequence GTGACGGCGTGCCGGCTGCTGTCCGTCGACGGCTTGACGCTTCGTGTGCGCGGGCTCGACGCCATCGACGGAACGCCGGTGCTCGACATCAAGCCGGTCATGACCGGCTTCCTGCCGCGCGGCGCGGTCAGGGAACCGGACTGGGCGCGCGCGCTGATGGCCGGATATTGGTGA
- the mraY gene encoding phospho-N-acetylmuramoyl-pentapeptide-transferase, giving the protein MLYYLSLLTHTDQLAFFRLFKYLTFRSGGAVITALIFAFIVNGSLIRWLKLKQGKGQPIRSDGPQRHIVEKAGTPTMGGLLILLPWVIATLLWANLANEYVWIVLFVTVAYGALGFADDYQKVTKRSSGGVSGYVRLGVEFGVAFIATWALMQLEEAPLQGTLAVPFFKSFVIPFGIGFVVVGGIVIAGAANAVNFTDGLDGLAIVPVMIAASTFILIAYLVGNVNFAKYLELIYVAGTGELAVFLAALVGAGLGFLWYNAPPAMVFMGDTGSLPLGGALGAVAVAVKHEIVLAIVGGLFVFETISVMVQVASFKLTGKRVFRMAPIHHHYEQLGWKEPTIVIRFWIVAVVLALVGLATLKLR; this is encoded by the coding sequence ATGCTCTATTATCTCTCGCTCCTCACCCACACCGACCAGCTCGCCTTCTTCCGGCTGTTCAAATATCTCACCTTCCGCTCCGGCGGCGCGGTGATCACGGCGCTGATCTTCGCCTTCATCGTCAACGGCTCGCTGATCCGCTGGCTGAAGCTGAAACAGGGCAAGGGCCAGCCGATCCGCAGCGACGGGCCGCAGCGCCATATCGTCGAGAAGGCCGGCACGCCGACCATGGGCGGGCTTCTGATCCTGCTGCCCTGGGTGATCGCCACGCTGCTCTGGGCCAATCTCGCCAACGAATATGTCTGGATCGTCCTCTTCGTCACGGTCGCCTATGGCGCGCTCGGCTTCGCCGACGACTACCAGAAGGTCACCAAGCGCAGCTCCGGCGGCGTCAGCGGCTATGTCCGGCTCGGCGTCGAGTTCGGCGTCGCCTTCATCGCCACCTGGGCGCTGATGCAGCTCGAGGAGGCGCCGCTGCAGGGCACGCTGGCGGTGCCGTTCTTCAAATCCTTCGTCATCCCGTTCGGCATCGGCTTCGTCGTGGTCGGCGGCATCGTGATCGCCGGCGCCGCCAATGCGGTGAACTTCACCGACGGTCTCGACGGCCTCGCCATCGTGCCGGTGATGATCGCCGCGTCGACCTTCATCCTGATCGCCTATCTCGTCGGCAATGTGAATTTCGCCAAATATCTCGAGCTGATCTACGTCGCCGGCACCGGCGAGCTCGCGGTGTTCCTCGCCGCCCTGGTCGGCGCCGGGCTCGGCTTCCTCTGGTACAACGCCCCGCCCGCCATGGTGTTCATGGGCGACACCGGCTCGCTGCCGCTGGGCGGCGCGCTCGGCGCGGTGGCGGTCGCCGTCAAGCACGAAATCGTGCTCGCCATCGTCGGCGGGCTCTTCGTGTTCGAGACCATCTCGGTGATGGTCCAGGTCGCCTCGTTCAAGCTGACCGGCAAGCGCGTCTTCCGCATGGCGCCGATCCACCATCACTACGAACAGCTCGGCTGGAAGGAGCCCACCATCGTCATCCGCTTCTGGATCGTCGCGGTGGTTCTCGCCCTGGTCGGCCTCGCAACCCTGAAGCTGCGGTAG
- a CDS encoding PAS domain-containing protein, translated as MNGFDRQAAERTIGALHLARSNDGLAARWLALWQGDALPPRAAFRPAHFKSFLPTIVLFNVVAGESVTVRLAGTRYAHILGQEMTGMDWVAAAPPGHRATRLGLYSQIARGAILVGHRRLATTDGEDYVCEEIVLPFAPDANGVTPVLAHAHLPVDRYLKIKSVAQTLGEPLDYAVIALERVENLDASEDVKVA; from the coding sequence GTGAACGGCTTCGACAGGCAGGCGGCGGAACGGACGATCGGGGCGCTGCATCTCGCGCGCTCGAACGACGGATTGGCCGCGCGCTGGCTGGCGCTGTGGCAGGGCGATGCGCTGCCGCCGCGCGCGGCGTTCCGGCCGGCGCATTTCAAATCCTTTCTTCCGACCATCGTCCTCTTCAACGTCGTTGCGGGGGAGAGCGTGACCGTCCGGCTCGCCGGCACGCGCTATGCGCACATCCTGGGCCAGGAGATGACCGGCATGGACTGGGTCGCGGCGGCGCCGCCGGGCCATCGCGCCACGCGGCTGGGCCTTTATTCGCAGATCGCGCGCGGCGCGATCCTGGTGGGCCATCGCCGCCTCGCCACCACGGACGGCGAGGATTATGTCTGCGAGGAGATCGTGCTGCCCTTCGCGCCCGACGCGAACGGCGTGACGCCGGTCCTGGCGCATGCGCATCTGCCGGTCGACCGCTATCTGAAGATCAAATCGGTCGCCCAGACGCTGGGCGAGCCGCTCGACTATGCGGTGATCGCGCTGGAGCGGGTGGAAAACCTGGACGCGTCCGAAGACGTCAAAGTGGCTTGA
- a CDS encoding penicillin-binding protein 2, translating into MKNQGPTIYQRRIVIGAALCVAAFVLVGVRLVDVTLFRHGQAATAAGDGLFARADIVDRNGELLARDLPVMDLYVRPHALYDKDQAARDLAAIAGTDARRLRLAFDKTRSPYVLVARQLTPDLQDKAMRLGLPGLEFEPNTKRYYPDGRATAQLLGVTDPDGNGQSGLEGGLDVQLRTAPTIPVQLSVDMRVQYILANEVEAARKTFRALAAGGVVMDVNTGEVLAMVSMPDFDPNWRHLAGGDSDHNIMAADRYELGSVFKVLSFALAMEDHTTTPDEVFPIGNGLKIGKYTIHEAEHMPATYAARDILAHSSNIGTAQIALRSGGVRQRQFLDSMGMLHILHTELSEFARPLYPAANNWGTIETATIGFGHGISVAPLSYVAAAAIVVNGGRKVTPTFLKHAADGRGEQVLKPETSLKMRELLRYVVTSGTGRKADIPGYDVGGKTGSAEKPIPNGHGYQSHVLVTSFLAVFPVDNPRYIVFVLLDTPHGTKETGGIALAGATAAPLAGRVISRIAPILGVPQRPAPRGNT; encoded by the coding sequence ATGAAAAACCAGGGCCCCACGATCTATCAGCGGCGCATCGTGATCGGCGCGGCCCTGTGCGTCGCGGCCTTCGTGCTGGTCGGCGTGCGGCTGGTCGACGTCACCCTGTTCCGCCACGGCCAGGCCGCGACGGCCGCCGGCGACGGCCTGTTCGCCCGCGCCGACATCGTCGACCGCAATGGCGAGCTCCTGGCGCGCGATCTTCCCGTGATGGACCTCTATGTCCGCCCGCACGCGCTCTACGACAAGGACCAGGCGGCGCGCGATCTCGCCGCGATCGCCGGCACCGATGCCCGCCGGCTCCGCCTCGCCTTCGACAAGACCAGGAGCCCTTACGTCCTCGTCGCCCGCCAGCTCACGCCCGATCTCCAGGACAAGGCGATGCGGCTCGGCCTTCCGGGCCTGGAATTCGAGCCCAACACCAAGCGCTACTATCCCGACGGCCGCGCCACGGCGCAGCTCCTGGGCGTCACCGATCCCGACGGCAACGGCCAGTCGGGCCTGGAAGGCGGGCTCGACGTCCAGCTCCGCACCGCGCCCACCATTCCCGTCCAGCTCTCCGTCGACATGCGCGTGCAATACATCCTCGCCAACGAGGTCGAGGCGGCGCGCAAGACCTTCCGGGCGCTGGCCGCCGGCGGCGTGGTGATGGACGTGAACACCGGCGAGGTGCTCGCCATGGTCTCGATGCCGGATTTCGATCCGAACTGGCGCCATCTCGCCGGCGGCGATTCCGACCACAACATCATGGCCGCCGACCGCTACGAGCTCGGCTCGGTGTTCAAGGTGCTGTCCTTCGCGCTGGCGATGGAGGATCACACCACCACGCCCGACGAGGTCTTCCCCATCGGCAACGGCCTGAAGATCGGCAAGTACACGATCCACGAGGCCGAGCACATGCCGGCCACCTATGCGGCGCGCGACATTCTCGCCCACTCCTCCAATATCGGCACGGCCCAGATCGCGCTGCGCTCCGGCGGCGTGCGCCAGCGCCAGTTCCTCGACAGCATGGGGATGTTGCACATCCTTCACACGGAACTGTCGGAGTTCGCCCGCCCGCTCTATCCCGCGGCGAATAACTGGGGAACGATCGAGACCGCGACCATCGGCTTCGGCCACGGCATCTCGGTGGCGCCGCTGTCCTATGTCGCCGCCGCGGCGATCGTCGTGAACGGCGGGCGCAAGGTGACCCCGACCTTCCTGAAGCATGCAGCCGATGGGCGCGGCGAGCAGGTGCTCAAGCCCGAAACCAGCCTGAAAATGCGCGAATTGCTGCGCTATGTCGTCACCAGCGGCACCGGCCGCAAGGCCGATATCCCGGGCTATGACGTCGGCGGCAAGACCGGCTCGGCGGAAAAGCCGATCCCGAACGGCCATGGTTACCAGTCCCATGTGCTGGTGACCTCCTTCCTCGCCGTTTTCCCGGTCGACAATCCGCGCTACATTGTCTTCGTTCTCCTGGACACGCCGCACGGGACCAAGGAAACGGGCGGCATCGCGCTCGCCGGTGCGACGGCGGCGCCGCTCGCGGGCCGCGTGATCTCGCGCATCGCGCCGATCCTGGGCGTGCCGCAGAGGCCCGCCCCGCGTGGGAACACATAA